The following is a genomic window from bacterium.
GGGTGAACCTAGCCTTCAGCGTCTGCTCCCCGGAAGTCGTCAGCCTTCAGGGCCCGGCCGTAGATCTGCTCGAAGGTGGCGTCGCCCACCTCGCCGGCAGGCCCGTCGTAGACCACCTGCCCGTCGCGCAGCCCCACAACCCGATGGGCGTACTCACGCGCCAAGTCGATGAAGTGCAGGTTGATCAGGACGGTGATGCCCTCCTGGTTGATGCGCCGTAGGTCGCGCATCACCACGTGCGAAGTGGGCGGGTCCAGCGAAGCTACCGGCTCATCGGCCAGGATCACCTTCGGCTCCTGAGCCAGCGCCCGCGCGATGCCCACGCGCTGCTGCTGGCCGCCGCTGAGCACGTCGGCCCGTACGAAGGCCTTGTCCTGAATGTCGAGCTTGCGCAGCGCCCCGTGCACGATCTCCAGATCGTGCCGCGGGAACCAACCCAGTAGTGCCCGCCATGTGGACAAGCGGCCCACGCGACCGGCCAGCACGTTGCGCAATACAGAGGACCGCTTAACCAGGTTGAACGTCTGGAAGATCATCCCAATCTGCGCGCGCACTTCGAGCAGGCGCGCAGGCGGGACGGCGGTCAGGTCCTCGCCCTCAAACCACACCGACCCCGCGGTCGGCTCGACCAGACGGTTGACGGTGCGGAGCAGGGTTGACTTGCCGGCACCGCTCAGCCCGACAATGGCAACAAACTCGCCGCGCTGGACGCTGAGGTCCACCCCGCGCAGGGCCTGGACCCCGCCGGGGAAATGGACCTCAACTCCGCGCAGTTCGATCTGTGGGGAGCTCAAATCCGGATCTTGTCGCGCATGAAAGCATATGTCTTGCGAATGATCTCGAACTCGGAGCCGTCCGACTTGGCGTAGCCAATCACGTTGTAGAGGGCTTCCAGTAGCCGTACCCCGTCGGCGGTCTTGCCCAGATCCACGAAGGCCTCCTGGATCTTCGTCACGAGATCGTCGGGCAGCCCGCGGCGGACCGCGACCCCGTCGTTGGGAATGGGGTTGCTCCGGACCAGGATCTTGACAACCTGCTCGACGTCAGGCAGCTCGCGGACCGAGTCTGGGATCGCATTGTCGTGGGTGGCGCTGGCATCCACGTCCTTCTTGTAGACCGCCACTATGGCCGCGTCGTGCGACCCGGCAAAGATGGTGCGCAGATCACGATCGGGATTGATCCCGGCATCCACCAGCATCATGTACGGGAACAGGTATCCCGAGGCCGAGGCCGGGTCCACGAACGCGAACCGGCGCCCCTTGAGATCGGCCAGCGTCTTGAACGGAGAGTCCACCCGCACGTTGATCGCCGCGTTGTAGCTGGTGACGAAGTGGCCCCGCGTGCGGCGAATGGACTTAGCGATGATGGTAACCTTGTGCCGCTCCTGGGCCAGCACCAGGGCAAACGGCCCGAAGATGCCGATGTCGGCCTTGCCTGTGCCCATCGCCTCGATCAACCCGGTGAAGTTGGTCGTCACAACCGCCTCCACCGGCATGCCTATCCGGTCGGACAACATCTTTGAGAGCGGCCCCAGGTTCTCCATCATGCGGCCGATCTCGCGCGACGGCACCATTCCCAAGATCAGCTTCTTGGGCGCCGGGCCGGCCTGGGCCATCGCCCCCACCATTCCCACCATAAGAACAACCGCCATGAGCGCGGCGGCACGCCTGTGCGCCATCACTGCGGACCTCCTCTGCGTGGCATCGTTGCTGGAGATATATTCGACCACGCCGGCGGGCACTCCCCCCACTGCGGCGGGATCTCGCGAAGGCGGGGCGTACGCGTCAACCTACCGGCCGACCAGTTCCTCCCAATGCGGCTTGTCGTAGAGGAGGTCCGTCGGGATGACCGGCCAGCGGGGCGCGGTGTACCCGGGGGTCATGGGGAAGAACGGCGGCGAGACGTTGGAGCGCAGGCGCCAGTCGTATGTCATGGCGCGGCCGTAGGCGCGGATGGGGTCGAAGCGCCCGAACTCACCGTAGGTCGCCTGCACGGTCCCGCCCAGGAACGAGATCGTCCCCTTGTCGGGTAAGGAATCCCATCCGCGCACCCAGAACTTGCCCGAGGGCACCAGCACTGCCGCGTCCATGTAGAGGTTGTTCGGCGCCAGGGAGCCCTCAATTGTTACGTTCCCTGTGCGGGACCAGAGCCCCAGCACGTTGCCGGGGTTATCGCCGGGACCGGCCGGGGGTCGCTGGTAGACCAGGTGATCGGTGATTCTAATCTCGCCCTGTGCGGCGATCGTCAGGCGGGTTCCCTGTTGCACGATCCCGTACAGTCCTTGCCCAACCGTGCTCGCGGTGACGCTCCCATCCAGATAGATGACACCGTTGAGCCTTACCCCGTTGTAGGTCGTGGTGTACTCCCACAACGGGCCCCAGTACGTGGTCACGGTGGCGGCAGCCGGATTCAGCACGATCTTGATGTCAGGCCCGGGCTGAGTTGGGGTTGCCACCGACGCGCCGGGCACGCGCACGTAGATCACCTGCTGGCCACCCTCCACCGCCAGTACCAGCCGGGACGCGTTTCCTCTGATGTAGATGCCCCCACAGCCCGTGGTCGCGCATTGCTGGTCCATGATGTAGGTGCCCTGCGGGACCACCCCGGAGGAGTCGGTGAGATCGGTGGTGCCGCTGCGGATCTCGGCGCGTATCGGGTCCAGTCCGGACGGGCTCAGGCCGACGGCGGCCCGGGCAGGGTTGCTGCTCAGGTCAGGCGTCGGGATTTGGGGGGCGTTGCGGGTGATCGGCCCTCCGCGGGGGACGTCGTACGGCGGGTTGCTCTCGGCCGCCAGGAAGATAGTTGAGCCGTTGTTTCCGAAGCGCACCGTGTCGTCGGACTGGGTGACCGAATCCAGGAATGTTGGGCTTCCCCAAATCTGCAGGTACCGGTTCATGTGCACCGGGCCGGGGAACGTCGTGGTGTCGAACATCCAGACGTCGCTGGCTCCGAACACGAGGAGCGCCTTCTGAGAGTAGGCGGCCCGCTCGACGAGCACGGGAAACCCCTGGCCGCTGCCCACGGGATTGCCCTCCAGCCACCTGGGGCACGCGTCGGCACCGGGGCTCCGAAGGCATACCGTACGGGTGGCGTTCCGGGACGTCCCGGTGGAGACGATCGTGTAGTCGAACCACATCTCGTACCGCTCAGGGGTCGTGCCGGTCGCGGTGCAGCTGGGGGCACGGCCGGACTGGCGGACGAGAATGCGTGCGGAGAAAGCGCCGATCGCATCACCTGTACCCTGGTCGGTCATGACGATGGGGCTGCTCGGCGTCCCGATCTCGAGCGCTGCCTGGGAGCCGCCGTCCGTCCAGGCCGATCCGCCGCCAGGGACGGCATAGGCCGTGATGACCTCCCGGTTCCTCGCTGGGTCGGTGCAGACGGCGCGGATCGCCGCCTCGGTCGCGCTTGCCTCGACCTGATTGCGCAGATCCACCTCGACGCGACGGCGTAGTTCCGCCAGGGCACGATAGGCGCCGGCCTCGGCCACCGCCAGGGCCTGGGCGCCCCGCAACTGATCGAACGAGAGCGTGGTCTCACCCATCGTCGCCAGGGTGAGTCCGGACACTGCCAGGGTCAGGATGAATATGGCCAGCATGACCGTGAGCAGGGCCACTCCCTGTTCCGCGTGTTGTGCTGGAAACTTCCGGGCCGGCGGTCGCGTCATCGGCAGTCACTCCTCATGAGCATGACGAGCCCTGCGCTCACCGACCCCTGGGCGGCGGCGTCGGCGCCGGTGTGGGCGTGGGTGGCGGTGTAGGCGTGGGTGGCGGCGTGGGCGGCCGCGGGGTCGGCGTCGGTGCCGGCGTCGGAGGCGGGGACGGCACGACCTGGCCGGGTGTCGGCCGCCAGGGGACCGTGCCTGTCACCGCAGGCCCGGGAGTCGCCAGGCCGCCGGTGTAGTTGCGGAGCTGGACGTTACCCGACACCACGCGCTGCCGCACCCGGGCGCCGGTCGTCTTGGTGACCTCGATCTCCGCTGCCAGACGCACAACCGCGGCCGGGTCACCGCCGGCGCCGCACGCGCCCGAGGCCTCACAGTAGGAGAACCTTACGTCAGAGACTTGCGAGGCCAGGGACTCGGCTCCGGCCGGTGCCGGGCAGGTGCCGCTCGTTGCCAGGATCGTCCGGTCGAAGGTATTGCCGGGGCCACCGCTGTGGCCGAAGCGAACGGTGTAGGTGCATCCCGGGTACTGAGGGTTGTCGCCGCCTATTTCAATGTCAACCCGCGAGGGAGCGGCCGCGACCAGGCGCCGCGCCCACCTGGCCTCCGCAACCAGCCTGTCGAGCGCGACGCGAGCGTTCTGCTGGACATCGAGGAAGTCCTCACCCATCCCGAAGGAGGTGGCCGCGTATGTAACCAGGCCGTAGATTGCTGCCAGGGCGGTGGCCAGAACGCCGAGCGCAACAAGGATCTCGACCAGGGTCAGGCCGCGCGCGTCTCCAGATCTAGATGGGGCGCCTGTAGACACCGTTTATGCTCCGGCAGCGACGGTGTAGGTACACGGAGACCGAATCTGCGAAAGTGGACAACGCAGCGTCAGGTGCGGCGGCTGCTGGGAGAACTGCTCTTTGAAAAGAGAATATTCGGCGCGGGTGAGGAATCTCCTTCTGGATACCCCCTTCCGGACGCTCCCCGGCTCAGCGCCTCACGGGACAGTGGGGCGGAGTGTTCTCCTCCGCGATCCCCGAGGAGACCACCTCCATGCACGCAAGTGGATCACAGCATGTGTAGCACACCCGCTTGAGAGCCCGCACTTCCAGAAGTCTCACTTCAGGAGAGAGGAAACCGTCCCTTGCGGGTTCCTCCCTTAGCAGATCGGTGCTGAGGTACTTCTTGTTGTCATCGGAGAAGATGGTGACCACGACCGCATCACCGCCGAGATCGTTCTGAACCTGGAGGGCGCCCAGGAAATTCGCTCCCGAAGAGATCCCGACCCCGATCCCAAGTTCTGCGGCGAGCTTCTGTGCCATTAGGATCGCATCCCCATCGTCCACACTTACCACGGAGTCCAGTGAGCTCAGATCTACGATGGGCGGGATGAACTCGTCGGATATCCCCTGGATTCGGTGTTTCCCCACCTTGTGACCAGTGGAGAGCGTGGGAGAGCTGGCAGGTTCCAGGGGATGGATCTTAACGCCGGGGTACTTCTCCCTCAAGAAGCGTCCGGTCCCCATTACGGTGCCACCCGTCCCAACGCCGGCGACGAAGGCGTCGGGACGAACCGAGCGAAACCTCAATTGCCACCATATCTCCGGGCCGGTAGTCATGTAGTGGGCTTCCACGTTGTCCAGGTTTGAGAACTGCCTGGGAAGGAAGACCCCATCAGTCGTCTCGGCCAGTTCCTCGGCACGACGGATACTGCCGAGGAATCCCCCCTCTTCCCTGCTCACGAGGACGATCCTTGCTCCCAGGCTCCGGATGAGGTTGACCCGCTCCGCGCTCATCCAGTCCGGCATGAAGATGACCACCGGATGCCCCAGGGCTCGACCTATCGCAGCAAAGGCGATGCCCGTGTTGCCGCTCGTGGCTTCAGCGATCGTGTAACCAGGCCTGAGGACACCCCTGGCATAACCCTGCTCCATCACGTGGAAGGCCATCCGGTCCTTGATGCTGCCGGTCATGTTCAAGTTTTCGGCCTTGGCATAGAGCGTGCGCCTACCCCCCCTAAAAAGGAACTCGATCGCCAAAAGGGGTGTGTTCCCAATCAGTGACGACAGCTCTCGTATCCTGCGATGGGCGTCGCTATCCACCATTCTTGGCCTCCATCTGCGTCAAGCAAACCTCCAGCCGGTCCACCATCTGGGAGAGGATCTCAAACGCTCGCTCCACCGGCTCGGGAGAGATCATGTCAACACCTGCCAGCTTCAGCGCATCGAGAGGGTACCTCGATCCGCCGGCCGATAGGAACGCGAGATAGCGTTCCGAGGCGCCCGGCACGCCGGAGAGGACATTACCGGCCAGCGCGTGCGCGGCGGCGATCCCCGTGGCGTACTGGAAGACGTAGAAGCTGATGTAGAGGTGCGTGTGGAAGGTCGCCCAGGTCACGCCGACACGGTCGGCGTCAACCTCCACCTCTTCGCCGTACCCCTCGCGAAAGAGATCGGCCATCAGCGACATCAGGTCCCGAGAGGTCAGAGCCCCTCCACGCTCGACCCGCTCGTGGATCTCCAGCTCGAACCGGGCAAGCGTCGGCATGATGAAGAAGTAGCGGTGGAAGTTGGCCATCGCCTCTTCGATCACGGCGATCTGAAACTCGGGATCGCTCTGGGTTGCCAGCAAGTGAGCGCGGAGCATGGCCTGGTTGAAGTTCGAGGCAACCTCTGCCAGGAATAGCGGGTACCGAGCATAGATGAGCGGCTGGGTGCGCCACGCCAAGTGCGAGTGCATCGAGTGCCCGAGCTCGTGAGCCAGCGTGCTGGCGCTGTAGATGTCGTCGCTGTAGCTCATCAGGATGAACGGGTGCGTGCCGGGCGCGCCCATGGAGAAGGCGCCGGACTGCTTGCCGCGATTCGAACAGAGATCCACCCATCGCTGCTCGAGCGTCCCGCGCCGCAGCGTCGTGACGTACTCGTCGCCGAGCGGCGCCATTCCCTGCGCGATCCACTCGACCGCCTGAGCGAACGTCACCCGGGGCTCGCGGGGCACAAGCGGCGCCCGCTCGTCGTACACGTGCAGCCGGTCGTACCCTAGGGCACGACGGCGCACGCCCCAGTAGCGGTGCCAGGTCGGTAGGTGGCGCCGGAAGGTCGCGATCAGGTTGTGGAAGACGTCCACCGGGATGTCATTGGCCAGCAACGAGGCTTCGAGCGCCGAACCGTACCGCCGCGACCGGGCCATGAACACGGCCTGCTTGACGCCGGCCGACAGGCAGCTGGCCATTGAGTGCCGGTGCGCGAGATGAGCGTCTGAATAACCCTCCCACGCGGTCCGCCGCACCTCGCGGTCCTCGTGCGAGAGCAGCACCCGCAGGTTGCCCTGGGCAACCTCCACCTCCCCGCCGGCGGCGGTGCGGGCCGGCGGGAAGATAAGGTCGGCGTCCGCGAGGATCCCGTGGGTCGCCGCGGCCGCCCGGAAGGGATCTGCCAGGAAGCCCAGTAGCTCCTCCACCTCGGGGGAGCGCACGTGAGGCGCGCGCCGCGCAAGCCGGTCAATGTAGTGCGCGTAGGTTGCCAGACGCGGCTCCTCGGCAATCCAGCGGCGCAGATTGTCGAACCCCACGGCAATAATCTCGGGCTCGGCAAACGCGACCTTCGCCGTAACCCTAGCCAGCAACCCGCGGGCCCGGTCGTGCCTGGCCGCGGCCGCTTGGTCGGTCTTGTCCACGGTGTGGCCCATGGTGGCGTAGACGACCACCTGCCAGAGCGTACGGAAGGCGCCCTGCATCGCATCGAGCCAATCGGCCAGCGTCCCCGCGCCGTCGCCAAGGCGCCCTCGGAAGGCCTCCAACGCCGGGAGCCCGTCCATGAGCCCGTGGAACGCGGCTTCCCAGGCATCGTCTGTGGGGAAGACGCTCGCAGCGTCCCAGGTGTGCTCAACGGCGATGGCGCTGCGCGGCGGAACTGCTGATACTTCCATGCGGACCCCTCCGATTCGCGTGATTACTTCTCGTGCCTACCTGGGCCTCATCTGCTCCGGCATCTGTACTGCCACCACCTCGCCGCGCGCGCAGATAACCCCCTCGGCTGAGACCGTTGCGGTCACCACGACCTTACGGCCCTTGATCTCCTTCACCCGTCCTCGGATCTCCAGTGGCACTCCTAGCGGCGTCGGCCGCAGGTAGTCCACGTGCAGGGATGCCGTAACGAACCGAAATGCCGGCTCCGTGCCCATCTCCCGTCCCTCGGCCCGGTACGCCGCAGCCGCGGCCGTACCGGTGCCGTGGCAGTCGATCAACGAGGCGATGAGCCCTCCATAGACATAGCCGGGGATCGCGATATGGTAGGGCCGGGGGAGAAAAACCGCAACGGCCTCCTCCCCCTCCCAGCGGCTCTTGAGCTGCAACCCATGCTCGTTGAGCCGGCCGCAGCCGTAGCAGTAGCTCAGCTCGTCGGGGTAGCTATCCTGAAAAGCCACCTGCTTCACAGAATCATAACCGAGCTCTACTTGCCTTTGTTCAAGACATCGAAGAGCCTGCGCAGATCGGCGTCCAGCGCCTTGAGTTCCTCCATGAGACGCCCCTGGCGCTCCATCAGCGACCGAAGGATGCTCTGGGAATCGGTTCCCGCAGGACCGGATGGCTTCGCACCAACCGGGGCCTTCACCGGCGGCCGATCGGCCACGACAGCGGGGGCGTCCTGCCCGGCCAGGAGGGCCTGCATCGCCATGCTTACCGTCGACGCCATGGCCACCCGGTTACCGCTGGCCAGCACCACGCGCTTCATCTCAGGCAGCCGTCCCTGCTCTGCCTGAAGGTAGATCGGCTCGACGTAGAGATTCGACTGCCCGATCGGAATCACGATCATGTTCCCCCGGATCACCCGGTTGCCGCCCTGGCTCCAGAGCGTGAACTGCTCGGAGATCTTGGGATCCTGATTGATGCGCGCTTCGATCTGCATCGGCCCGTAGACCAGCTTGTCCTTGGGGTATCGGAAGGCCAGGAGCTTGCCGTAGTGCTCGCCGTCTGATCGGGCCGCGAGCCAGGTGATCATGTTCTGCTTGCCCGGAGGGGTAAACGGCATGATGAGCGCGTACTCCTCAGTGTCCACACCTGGCAGACGCATGATGATGTAGTAGGGCTTCATCTCGACGGGCTTGTCGGTGTGGATCTCCTCCGGAAGACTCCACATGTCTTCCTTGTTGTAGAAGACGCGTGGGTCCTGCATGTGGAAGACCCGGTACATCTCGGCCTGAACCGCGAAGATGTCCTGCGGGTACCGGAGATGCGGCCGGAGCGAGGCCGGAAGATCTGCCAGGGGCTGGAACAGCCCAGGGAAGATGCGCGCGTACGTCTGGATCATGGCGTCGCCCGGCTCGGAGACGTAGAGCGCGACCGTGCCGTTGTAGGCATCCACAACGGCCTTCACGCTGTTGCGGACGTAGTTGAACCCTTCCCGCGATGGTGCCGAGTACGGGTAGCGATCCGTGTACGTGTAGGCGTCGAGAATCCAGAACAGCCGGCCATCGGCAACGACCACGTAGGGATCTCCGTCCAGCCGCAGGAACGGCACCAGCCTGGCCACGCGCTCGGCGATGTTACGGTGGTAGAGTATTACGCTCTCGGGCGTAATCGCGTCGGAAATCAGTATGTTGATGTCCCGGAAGCGCCAGGCGAAGAGCAGCTTGCGGAGGGGCGAGCCCAGCCCGACGCCGGTCGTGCCCTGGTAGGTGGTGTAGACGTTCTCGTCGCCCTTGGGGTAGTTGAACTCAGGAAACCGCGTGCGCACGATCACGTAATCTCGGCTCTTCTCGCCGTAGTAGACCTCGGGTTGGTCCACGCGGAGCTTGCCTATGGGCGGCACGTCCTGCAGGAACAGCGTGGGCAGCCCCTCCGGTGTCAGCTCGTTCACCGGGCTCATGGCGACGCCGTAGCCGTGCGTGAACTGAAGCCGGCGGTTCACCCACGTCTGGGCCTGAGCAGTCAGCTTCTCGGGGGAGAGCTCGCGCGCGGCCAGCATCACCTGGCGGTAGCGCCCATCGATGGTGTAGCGATCCACGTCCACGTCAACGAAGTCGTAGTAGAGCCGGATGCTCTGTATCTGGTTGTACGTAATGAGCAGGGGCCCCGGGTCCCACAGGCGGATGTTGGCCACGGTGGCGGGCGCCCGCGCCAGGTCGGCAGCGGTAATCATCTCCTCGCCCGCGATGGGGGCCTCCGTGATACGGTCGAGCGCGTAGCCCTGCCGCGTCATGCGAATGGTCCTCTCGATGTAGGGCCTCTCGCGCTCGAGCTCCTGCGGCTGCACGACGAACCGGTTCATCACGGCCGGGTAGATGCCGCCCACAAGGAGACCCGTCCCGATCCACGCCACCGCGCCGACAATCGCCAGGCGGTATCCCTGCCGGAACGCCGCGATCCCGACCAGACCGGCCGCCACCAGGGCCATCACCGCCTGCAACCGCAGCGCCGGGAGCCGGGCATAGATGTCGGCATAGGAAGCGCCGAATGAAGCCCCTCGCGGAGAGTAGACCAGGTCGTAGGCCGCCAGCCAGTGTCCCCACGCCAGAAGAACCAGGAGAATCGCGCCCAATCCGAAGAGATGCACGCGCATGGGGCGGGAAACAATGATGTTGATCGGGGCCGCCGGACGGAACTCCGTCTCACCCTCGAGCGGCATCTGCACCTGGGGGAAGACGATCCGGAACGCGTACACCGCGACCGCCGCTGCCAGGGCCAGCAAAGTCACCGTCAGCAACCATCCCTGGAGGAACCGGTAGACCGGAAGGGTGAAGACGAAGAACCCGATGTCGAAACCAAACTGCGGGTCGGCCGTTCCAAACGGCACAGCGCGCCAGAACCGGAGCACGTGCTCCCATCGGGTTGCGGCGACCCCTGCCATGTTGAGCGCCAGGAACAGACCACCGCCTATCACGGCCAGAGAGAAGGGCCGTTCCATGGCGCGCATCTGAGCACTACCCGGCATCTCGATCGTCCCCACGGCCTGCTCGGCCAGCCGGCGGGCGAAGAAGGCGCTGCTCATGATCGCCCCAGTACTCAGCAGCGCGCCCAGCACGAAGAGCGTGGCCTGGGCAAGAAATCTCGTCCGAAAGACCCCGGCGAATCCCAGGTCCACGAACCAGAGCCAGTCGGTGTAGAGGCCGAGAACTACCGGCCCCGCCCAGAGGAACAGCAGTAAGAGCAGGATAATGAGGGTTCGCGGCTTCATCGCTTCCTCCAATCGTGTGCCGGGCCCTGAGGCCGGCCGGTCAGTGCAATACCGAAAAGACGCTCGTTACAGAACCCCAGCTATGAGTGGAGCTTCTGCTTGCGGCCAACTATATAGTAGAGAACCGGACGACATCGAGTATGGCGAGAAGTGCCAGGGAGAGCGGAACAAGCAGAACGAAGACAACGATCAGCTCCAGAAGACCCACGCCGACCACCCTCCCCTACTCCGCCACCCTTGCCAACCGGCTCATACCTGGACGAACCTCGCAGCCTTCGCTCCGCAAATGGGGCAGGACTCCGTAGGACTGCCGAACTCGATGTGCCCACAGACGGGACACAGGTAGAACGCGGTCTCCATCAAGTCCTCACCCCGGCGAACTGCCTCCAGGGCGAGGTTGTAGAGCCGGGCATGGACCTCCTCGGCTTTAGCCGCATATACGAACATGCGCTTCGCCTTGTGACCATCGGCCTCTGCCTGCCCGATCATAGGAGGATACATCTTGGTGTATTCGTGCATTTCGCCATCGATTGCCGCCTGGAGGTTCTCGGCCGTTGACCCGATCCCACCCATTGCGCCGAAGTGCCCCTCGGCATGGATTCGCTCCGCCTCGGACGCGGTCCGGAACAGTCGGGCGACGTTGGGGAAACCATCCTGCTCCGCTTTCTTGGCAAACGCTCGATACTTCTGGTTGGCCTGGCTCTCCCCGGCGAATGCCTCTTTCAGGTTCTCGTGCGTTCCCGGCATGTTCACACACTCCTGTTGGGGCTCATTAGAGAGCAACACAAGTATAACTGTACGGTAGACAGACGGGCATGACAAGCATCGTAGGCCTGCTGCCCGCGCCATTGCCTTTCCAGCGCGCCCAGCGTCTTCCGGACACTTCCATTGACTATCCGCACGTACATCTCCAGAGGCAGCAGCTCGCGGCTGACAACCTTGAGGGTCTCGGGGGACATCCTGCCATCTTCCACGAGCTGGCGACCTGCCGCTTTCGCCGCCGCCAGGACGTCGTCTACCTCCAGACCCATCTCCATCATGACC
Proteins encoded in this region:
- the phnC gene encoding phosphonate ABC transporter ATP-binding protein, which encodes MSSPQIELRGVEVHFPGGVQALRGVDLSVQRGEFVAIVGLSGAGKSTLLRTVNRLVEPTAGSVWFEGEDLTAVPPARLLEVRAQIGMIFQTFNLVKRSSVLRNVLAGRVGRLSTWRALLGWFPRHDLEIVHGALRKLDIQDKAFVRADVLSGGQQQRVGIARALAQEPKVILADEPVASLDPPTSHVVMRDLRRINQEGITVLINLHFIDLAREYAHRVVGLRDGQVVYDGPAGEVGDATFEQIYGRALKADDFRGADAEG
- a CDS encoding phosphate/phosphite/phosphonate ABC transporter substrate-binding protein; amino-acid sequence: MAHRRAAALMAVVLMVGMVGAMAQAGPAPKKLILGMVPSREIGRMMENLGPLSKMLSDRIGMPVEAVVTTNFTGLIEAMGTGKADIGIFGPFALVLAQERHKVTIIAKSIRRTRGHFVTSYNAAINVRVDSPFKTLADLKGRRFAFVDPASASGYLFPYMMLVDAGINPDRDLRTIFAGSHDAAIVAVYKKDVDASATHDNAIPDSVRELPDVEQVVKILVRSNPIPNDGVAVRRGLPDDLVTKIQEAFVDLGKTADGVRLLEALYNVIGYAKSDGSEFEIIRKTYAFMRDKIRI
- a CDS encoding pilus assembly PilX N-terminal domain-containing protein yields the protein MTRPPARKFPAQHAEQGVALLTVMLAIFILTLAVSGLTLATMGETTLSFDQLRGAQALAVAEAGAYRALAELRRRVEVDLRNQVEASATEAAIRAVCTDPARNREVITAYAVPGGGSAWTDGGSQAALEIGTPSSPIVMTDQGTGDAIGAFSARILVRQSGRAPSCTATGTTPERYEMWFDYTIVSTGTSRNATRTVCLRSPGADACPRWLEGNPVGSGQGFPVLVERAAYSQKALLVFGASDVWMFDTTTFPGPVHMNRYLQIWGSPTFLDSVTQSDDTVRFGNNGSTIFLAAESNPPYDVPRGGPITRNAPQIPTPDLSSNPARAAVGLSPSGLDPIRAEIRSGTTDLTDSSGVVPQGTYIMDQQCATTGCGGIYIRGNASRLVLAVEGGQQVIYVRVPGASVATPTQPGPDIKIVLNPAAATVTTYWGPLWEYTTTYNGVRLNGVIYLDGSVTASTVGQGLYGIVQQGTRLTIAAQGEIRITDHLVYQRPPAGPGDNPGNVLGLWSRTGNVTIEGSLAPNNLYMDAAVLVPSGKFWVRGWDSLPDKGTISFLGGTVQATYGEFGRFDPIRAYGRAMTYDWRLRSNVSPPFFPMTPGYTAPRWPVIPTDLLYDKPHWEELVGR
- a CDS encoding prepilin-type N-terminal cleavage/methylation domain-containing protein; this encodes MSTGAPSRSGDARGLTLVEILVALGVLATALAAIYGLVTYAATSFGMGEDFLDVQQNARVALDRLVAEARWARRLVAAAPSRVDIEIGGDNPQYPGCTYTVRFGHSGGPGNTFDRTILATSGTCPAPAGAESLASQVSDVRFSYCEASGACGAGGDPAAVVRLAAEIEVTKTTGARVRQRVVSGNVQLRNYTGGLATPGPAVTGTVPWRPTPGQVVPSPPPTPAPTPTPRPPTPPPTPTPPPTPTPAPTPPPRGR
- a CDS encoding PLP-dependent cysteine synthase family protein, which encodes MVDSDAHRRIRELSSLIGNTPLLAIEFLFRGGRRTLYAKAENLNMTGSIKDRMAFHVMEQGYARGVLRPGYTIAEATSGNTGIAFAAIGRALGHPVVIFMPDWMSAERVNLIRSLGARIVLVSREEGGFLGSIRRAEELAETTDGVFLPRQFSNLDNVEAHYMTTGPEIWWQLRFRSVRPDAFVAGVGTGGTVMGTGRFLREKYPGVKIHPLEPASSPTLSTGHKVGKHRIQGISDEFIPPIVDLSSLDSVVSVDDGDAILMAQKLAAELGIGVGISSGANFLGALQVQNDLGGDAVVVTIFSDDNKKYLSTDLLREEPARDGFLSPEVRLLEVRALKRVCYTCCDPLACMEVVSSGIAEENTPPHCPVRR
- the pepF gene encoding oligoendopeptidase F, which encodes MEVSAVPPRSAIAVEHTWDAASVFPTDDAWEAAFHGLMDGLPALEAFRGRLGDGAGTLADWLDAMQGAFRTLWQVVVYATMGHTVDKTDQAAAARHDRARGLLARVTAKVAFAEPEIIAVGFDNLRRWIAEEPRLATYAHYIDRLARRAPHVRSPEVEELLGFLADPFRAAAATHGILADADLIFPPARTAAGGEVEVAQGNLRVLLSHEDREVRRTAWEGYSDAHLAHRHSMASCLSAGVKQAVFMARSRRYGSALEASLLANDIPVDVFHNLIATFRRHLPTWHRYWGVRRRALGYDRLHVYDERAPLVPREPRVTFAQAVEWIAQGMAPLGDEYVTTLRRGTLEQRWVDLCSNRGKQSGAFSMGAPGTHPFILMSYSDDIYSASTLAHELGHSMHSHLAWRTQPLIYARYPLFLAEVASNFNQAMLRAHLLATQSDPEFQIAVIEEAMANFHRYFFIMPTLARFELEIHERVERGGALTSRDLMSLMADLFREGYGEEVEVDADRVGVTWATFHTHLYISFYVFQYATGIAAAHALAGNVLSGVPGASERYLAFLSAGGSRYPLDALKLAGVDMISPEPVERAFEILSQMVDRLEVCLTQMEAKNGG
- a CDS encoding PaaI family thioesterase, translated to MKQVAFQDSYPDELSYCYGCGRLNEHGLQLKSRWEGEEAVAVFLPRPYHIAIPGYVYGGLIASLIDCHGTGTAAAAAYRAEGREMGTEPAFRFVTASLHVDYLRPTPLGVPLEIRGRVKEIKGRKVVVTATVSAEGVICARGEVVAVQMPEQMRPR
- a CDS encoding UPF0182 family protein is translated as MKPRTLIILLLLLFLWAGPVVLGLYTDWLWFVDLGFAGVFRTRFLAQATLFVLGALLSTGAIMSSAFFARRLAEQAVGTIEMPGSAQMRAMERPFSLAVIGGGLFLALNMAGVAATRWEHVLRFWRAVPFGTADPQFGFDIGFFVFTLPVYRFLQGWLLTVTLLALAAAVAVYAFRIVFPQVQMPLEGETEFRPAAPINIIVSRPMRVHLFGLGAILLVLLAWGHWLAAYDLVYSPRGASFGASYADIYARLPALRLQAVMALVAAGLVGIAAFRQGYRLAIVGAVAWIGTGLLVGGIYPAVMNRFVVQPQELERERPYIERTIRMTRQGYALDRITEAPIAGEEMITAADLARAPATVANIRLWDPGPLLITYNQIQSIRLYYDFVDVDVDRYTIDGRYRQVMLAARELSPEKLTAQAQTWVNRRLQFTHGYGVAMSPVNELTPEGLPTLFLQDVPPIGKLRVDQPEVYYGEKSRDYVIVRTRFPEFNYPKGDENVYTTYQGTTGVGLGSPLRKLLFAWRFRDINILISDAITPESVILYHRNIAERVARLVPFLRLDGDPYVVVADGRLFWILDAYTYTDRYPYSAPSREGFNYVRNSVKAVVDAYNGTVALYVSEPGDAMIQTYARIFPGLFQPLADLPASLRPHLRYPQDIFAVQAEMYRVFHMQDPRVFYNKEDMWSLPEEIHTDKPVEMKPYYIIMRLPGVDTEEYALIMPFTPPGKQNMITWLAARSDGEHYGKLLAFRYPKDKLVYGPMQIEARINQDPKISEQFTLWSQGGNRVIRGNMIVIPIGQSNLYVEPIYLQAEQGRLPEMKRVVLASGNRVAMASTVSMAMQALLAGQDAPAVVADRPPVKAPVGAKPSGPAGTDSQSILRSLMERQGRLMEELKALDADLRRLFDVLNKGK